One Campylobacter concisus DNA segment encodes these proteins:
- a CDS encoding AAA family ATPase, with protein MKAYTINTEFDASDKYIVDNIIARKSITLIVASPKKGKTALGLNLGICINEGIDFLENKVRKTNVVYYCNELSGKLIQERIKRLDIPCSNTMKFYEGTSYVDFDEFEKIIKSDVELGYEVFVVDTFSKIKYDRKYNANDYNDTYDVMAKYYELIEKYGCTFIMMYHTKKDSSIKSVSEKVIGSQALSGSVDTIIAINKSSEFDTEFSLDVTSRLFESRVYQVKFIHRKKYWSLIKWIRLKCWNRPFKD; from the coding sequence TTGAAAGCATATACAATAAACACTGAGTTTGATGCCTCTGATAAGTATATTGTTGATAACATTATTGCAAGAAAAAGCATTACATTGATTGTAGCCTCACCTAAAAAAGGTAAGACGGCATTAGGACTGAATCTTGGGATATGTATCAATGAAGGAATTGATTTTCTTGAAAACAAGGTGCGTAAAACAAATGTTGTTTACTATTGTAACGAACTATCCGGAAAACTTATTCAAGAAAGAATTAAGAGATTAGATATACCTTGTTCAAACACTATGAAATTTTATGAAGGCACAAGTTATGTAGACTTTGATGAGTTTGAAAAAATTATAAAATCTGATGTTGAATTGGGTTATGAGGTGTTCGTAGTTGATACCTTTTCTAAGATAAAATATGACAGAAAATATAATGCCAATGATTACAATGATACCTATGATGTTATGGCAAAGTATTATGAGCTTATAGAAAAATATGGTTGCACTTTTATTATGATGTATCACACAAAAAAGGATTCATCTATCAAAAGTGTGAGTGAAAAAGTGATAGGTTCTCAAGCATTATCGGGTTCAGTAGACACTATAATAGCTATAAATAAATCATCGGAATTTGATACAGAGTTTAGCTTAGATGTAACCAGTAGGCTTTTTGAATCAAGGGTATATCAAGTAAAATTCATCCATCGAAAAAAATATTGGAGTTTGATAAAGTGGATCCGATTGAAATGCTGGAACCGTCCATTCAAAGATTAG